The following are from one region of the Gloeomargarita lithophora Alchichica-D10 genome:
- a CDS encoding CHAT domain-containing protein encodes MRQLLYGTVLGSFIVLQGSVGLAQRITPASDGTGTQINRYGNRTDITGGQRAGRNLFHSFGQFNVDAGNIANFLAAPNLQNILARVTGGSASYINGVIQVTGGNPNLYLMNPAGIVFGQGASLNVPASFTATTADRIMFPGGSFNASGVNNYSQLAGEPIGFAFDRKDPAAIINEGKLSVNPGQSVSLVAGQVINTGTVQAPGGNITIAAVPGENLVRLSQTGQLLSLEFNPQQAAQMMDNQGNIPTTRLPELLTGGGVTTVTQNNNGTVSVAGANLQIPTTTGTTIVSGVLDVSSASQTGGNVGVFGTQIALANSEINASGFTGGGEILVGGEFQGKGTQPNAQYTFVSKDSKLTADAISSGNGGRVIVWADKATDFRGTITAKGGQNGGDGGFVEVSGKESLGFTGNVNTSAPQGKKGTLLLDPENIIVLGLVGADDAELPEIFFDDRPGETLTIGSSNLIAQLFLNDVILQATNNITFNADLVSTFGDTTLFADAGNTITVNNQISGSGLSLDFFAGNAINVNALISLSNGEVNLSAGSVSTQNIFATEGIFVDAGGSISTGNLQTSGADVILSSGSGFIDPGSLSFNFGGGGNIQTGNITTFGGDIEIATGGGTISTGILRSSASSSGDAGFIGLIAPGDIQTGFIQAEAPNGSGGDVFIISTNNVRIQGMSSFGFSISTAGGAGGGEIFILHGGQNFFTIGDASTNGTTGAITTGQFTLSPFQQFYTRFLGNISIVSLFDGGVGSDLFGTEFYGLDFDLGLDAIEDVEFDDLDFSRLDIAEALGAGDYAAILALDTLFGNEFSRFLGVNSVNDLNSVEAIGNMLSRLAQETGKKPAIIYLMVDEQQLSIAAVTPGSRTGVAGPGILKFDPGLFSSTQPLQYLAQQEAKIQPVVRGIPEAKRANLMPVVERFLTALKDPRQRTSDAYLKDAQQLYRWLVAPIESELQAQGINTLMFSMDGGLRLLPVAALHDGKQFLVEKYSTALIPSVNLIDTRYRNIRDTRVLAMGADTFTNQTPLPAVPTELKVILEEWPGQSFLNQEFTVQRLTQERLQGGYPIIHLATHADFAPGRLTNSYIEFGNSQRLNLPQVRELPLREPTPVELFTLSACRTSVGDVSSELGFAGLAVQSGVKSATASLWYVSDEGTLALMSEFYKNLRQAPIKAEALRQAQIAMLQGKVTIKGGELRGVRGGIPVPPAIAQRGDQILSHPYYWAAFTMIGSPW; translated from the coding sequence ATGCGCCAGCTACTGTACGGTACGGTTTTAGGTAGCTTTATTGTTCTACAGGGCAGCGTAGGGTTAGCCCAACGGATTACCCCAGCGAGTGATGGCACCGGCACGCAGATAAATCGTTATGGCAACCGCACCGACATCACGGGTGGACAGCGGGCGGGGCGCAATTTATTTCATAGCTTTGGGCAATTTAATGTAGATGCGGGGAATATCGCCAATTTTTTGGCCGCCCCCAATTTGCAAAATATCCTGGCGCGGGTGACGGGGGGTTCCGCTTCCTATATCAATGGCGTGATTCAAGTGACGGGCGGCAATCCCAATTTGTACTTGATGAACCCGGCGGGGATTGTGTTTGGGCAAGGGGCGAGTTTGAATGTGCCCGCTTCGTTTACGGCGACTACGGCGGATAGGATCATGTTTCCCGGCGGTAGTTTTAATGCCAGCGGCGTGAATAACTACAGCCAACTGGCGGGGGAACCGATTGGGTTTGCCTTTGACCGCAAAGACCCGGCAGCGATTATCAATGAAGGCAAATTAAGCGTCAATCCGGGGCAAAGTGTGAGTTTGGTTGCCGGTCAAGTGATTAATACGGGGACGGTGCAGGCACCGGGGGGGAATATCACCATTGCCGCCGTGCCGGGAGAAAATCTAGTGCGGTTGTCCCAAACCGGGCAGTTGTTAAGTTTAGAATTTAACCCCCAACAGGCCGCCCAGATGATGGACAACCAGGGGAATATCCCCACCACTCGTTTGCCGGAGTTGCTCACCGGGGGCGGGGTGACAACGGTTACCCAAAATAACAATGGCACGGTGAGTGTGGCGGGTGCCAATTTGCAAATTCCTACGACTACAGGAACCACAATTGTTTCGGGTGTATTAGACGTTTCTAGTGCCAGTCAAACCGGTGGCAACGTGGGGGTATTTGGCACCCAAATCGCTTTAGCAAACAGTGAAATTAACGCTTCAGGATTTACGGGGGGCGGTGAGATTTTGGTGGGGGGTGAATTTCAGGGTAAAGGCACACAGCCCAATGCCCAATATACGTTTGTCAGTAAAGACTCCAAATTGACTGCCGATGCGATTAGCTCTGGCAATGGCGGGCGAGTGATTGTGTGGGCGGATAAGGCCACGGATTTTCGGGGAACGATCACCGCCAAGGGGGGACAGAACGGTGGGGATGGGGGATTTGTGGAAGTATCGGGGAAAGAGAGCTTAGGGTTCACGGGGAATGTGAATACCTCCGCTCCCCAGGGCAAAAAAGGTACCCTCCTGCTCGACCCGGAGAATATTATTGTACTGGGGCTTGTTGGGGCTGATGATGCGGAATTGCCGGAGATTTTCTTTGACGACCGTCCGGGCGAAACCCTCACGATTGGGTCAAGCAATTTAATTGCCCAATTGTTTCTAAATGATGTGATTTTACAGGCCACCAATAATATCACTTTTAATGCTGATTTAGTGAGCACTTTTGGCGATACGACCCTATTTGCCGATGCGGGTAATACGATTACGGTGAATAATCAAATCTCTGGCTCTGGTCTTAGTCTGGATTTCTTTGCTGGTAATGCGATCAATGTCAATGCGTTGATTTCGCTATCCAATGGGGAGGTGAATTTGAGTGCCGGGAGTGTAAGTACCCAAAATATCTTCGCCACGGAAGGGATTTTTGTGGATGCGGGGGGGAGTATTAGCACCGGGAATTTGCAAACTTCCGGCGCAGATGTGATTCTATCGAGTGGGTCGGGTTTTATTGATCCGGGTAGCTTGAGTTTCAACTTTGGCGGTGGGGGCAATATCCAAACCGGCAATATCACCACATTTGGCGGAGATATTGAAATTGCTACGGGCGGGGGCACCATCAGCACGGGGATTTTGCGTTCGAGTGCTTCGTCTTCTGGGGATGCGGGCTTTATTGGTTTAATTGCGCCTGGGGATATTCAAACCGGTTTTATTCAAGCGGAAGCCCCCAATGGTTCGGGTGGGGATGTATTCATCATCAGTACGAACAATGTCCGTATTCAAGGGATGAGTTCTTTTGGATTTAGCATTAGTACCGCTGGGGGTGCCGGGGGTGGGGAGATTTTTATCCTGCATGGGGGGCAAAATTTCTTTACTATCGGTGATGCGAGTACCAACGGGACAACCGGGGCAATTACAACTGGACAATTTACCCTCTCGCCTTTTCAGCAGTTTTACACCCGATTTTTGGGTAATATCAGCATTGTTTCTTTATTTGATGGCGGCGTGGGAAGTGATTTATTTGGCACAGAATTTTATGGCCTCGATTTTGATTTGGGGTTAGATGCCATTGAGGATGTCGAGTTTGATGATTTAGATTTTAGCCGCTTAGATATTGCGGAAGCCTTGGGGGCGGGCGACTATGCGGCCATTTTGGCTTTAGATACCTTATTTGGCAATGAATTTAGCCGCTTTTTAGGGGTGAACTCGGTTAATGACTTAAATTCGGTAGAAGCGATTGGCAATATGCTCAGTCGTTTGGCGCAGGAAACCGGTAAAAAACCGGCAATTATCTATCTCATGGTGGATGAGCAGCAGTTGAGTATCGCCGCTGTCACGCCGGGGAGCCGTACCGGGGTGGCCGGGCCGGGGATTCTCAAGTTTGACCCCGGTTTGTTCTCTTCTACCCAGCCTTTGCAGTACCTTGCCCAGCAGGAGGCGAAAATTCAGCCGGTGGTGCGGGGGATTCCCGAAGCAAAACGAGCTAATCTCATGCCTGTCGTTGAGCGATTCCTAACTGCCCTCAAAGATCCGCGCCAGCGCACCAGTGATGCTTATCTAAAAGATGCCCAGCAGTTGTACCGGTGGCTGGTGGCTCCGATTGAAAGCGAACTGCAAGCCCAGGGGATTAATACCCTGATGTTCTCCATGGACGGTGGCCTGCGGTTATTGCCGGTGGCGGCGTTACATGATGGCAAGCAGTTTTTGGTAGAAAAATACAGCACCGCTCTGATTCCCAGCGTGAATTTAATTGATACCCGCTACCGGAATATCCGGGATACGCGGGTGTTGGCGATGGGTGCCGATACCTTCACCAATCAAACCCCCCTACCGGCGGTGCCGACGGAATTGAAAGTGATTTTAGAAGAATGGCCGGGGCAGTCGTTTTTGAATCAAGAATTTACCGTCCAACGCTTGACCCAGGAGCGGTTGCAGGGCGGTTATCCCATCATTCACTTGGCGACCCATGCGGATTTTGCCCCTGGACGGTTGACCAATTCCTACATTGAATTTGGCAACAGTCAACGTTTGAATTTACCCCAGGTGCGGGAACTGCCCCTGCGGGAACCGACTCCGGTGGAATTGTTTACCCTGAGTGCCTGTCGGACTTCCGTGGGGGATGTGAGTTCCGAGTTGGGATTTGCGGGTTTAGCGGTGCAGTCCGGGGTAAAAAGTGCAACCGCATCCCTGTGGTATGTGTCGGACGAGGGCACCCTGGCTCTGATGAGTGAGTTTTATAAAAATCTGCGCCAAGCCCCGATTAAAGCAGAAGCCCTGCGGCAGGCGCAAATTGCTATGTTACAGGGAAAAGTCACCATCAAAGGCGGTGAATTGCGGGGGGTGCGGGGTGGGATTCCGGTGCCGCCCGCAATTGCCCAACGGGGGGATCAGATTCTCAGCCATCCCTACTACTGGGCGGCGTTTACGATGATTGGAAGCCCGTGGTAG
- a CDS encoding DUF3493 domain-containing protein gives MANRDEEQLLRLQAEAQAPYRGLRQFIYLAFALSGLAGAFVFATDVLAGDGNLRTGLNLLLQLGLVGAMTWLWRWEQRHGQRHKEQMRRDRLR, from the coding sequence ATGGCGAACCGAGACGAGGAGCAGTTACTCCGGTTGCAGGCGGAAGCCCAGGCTCCCTACCGGGGTTTGCGGCAGTTTATTTATCTGGCCTTTGCCCTGTCCGGGTTGGCGGGGGCGTTTGTTTTTGCTACGGATGTGCTGGCGGGGGATGGGAATCTGCGTACTGGGTTGAATTTGCTTTTGCAGTTGGGGCTGGTGGGGGCGATGACCTGGCTCTGGCGCTGGGAGCAACGCCATGGTCAGCGGCACAAAGAACAAATGCGGCGGGATCGGTTAAGATAA
- a CDS encoding RelA/SpoT family protein: protein MVKAFEFAERLHRGQKRKSGEDYIIHPAAVAGLLWDLGGDAQMVCAGFLHDILEDTQVTAATLTQEFGSEVSRLVEGVTKLSKFSFSSKTERQAESFRRMFLAMAQDIRVIVVKLADRLHNMRTLEYLSPEAQQRIALETLDIFAPLANRLGIWRFKWELEDCAFKYLEPESYRQMQQYVTEKRADREDQIERVVGQLGGRLREVGIGSQEITGRPKHLYGIFQKMQRQQKEFHEIMDVAAVRIIVNTMDECYRALAVVHNSFTPVPGRFKDYVGLPKPNHYQSLHTVVIGPQGKPLEVQIRTLAMHYVAEYGIAAHWKYKEAGSGAKTKGADERFTWLRQLLEWQHDLKDAQEYVDNVRDNFFDQEVYVFTPKGDVLDLTAGATPVDFAYRIHTEVGNHCWGARVNGRLVPLHTPLRNGDIVDILTRETARPSLDWLNFTVTNTARNRIRQWYKKLNREDHIAQGKALLETELGRSGLDNLLKSEVMATVAQRCNYPQVDDLVAALGYGEVSLNQVIGRWQEVVKQQTEVAAPDELPPLGKSTSTGEIAGLQGLAHHLAQCCHPIPDEAIIGVVTLGGRGISIHRQGCVNLKAIPVERLLPVGWAGVTTSQEYQTYPALIQVTVIDRVGVLKDILSRLSDQRINVSDVHMTTRANQTAVITLRVDVQNLAQLETALSHVRKISDVLHLHRLGHESKPD, encoded by the coding sequence ATGGTCAAAGCCTTTGAATTTGCGGAACGATTGCACCGGGGACAAAAGCGCAAATCCGGTGAGGATTATATTATTCATCCGGCGGCGGTGGCGGGGCTGTTGTGGGATTTGGGGGGGGATGCCCAGATGGTGTGCGCCGGTTTTTTGCATGACATTTTGGAGGATACCCAGGTGACGGCGGCCACCCTCACCCAGGAGTTTGGTTCCGAGGTGAGCCGCTTGGTGGAGGGGGTGACGAAGCTTTCTAAATTCAGTTTTTCCAGTAAGACCGAGCGGCAGGCGGAGAGTTTTCGGCGGATGTTTTTGGCGATGGCGCAGGATATTCGGGTGATTGTGGTCAAATTGGCCGACCGTTTACACAATATGCGGACATTGGAGTACCTATCTCCTGAGGCGCAACAACGGATCGCCCTGGAAACCTTGGATATTTTTGCCCCCTTGGCGAATCGGTTGGGAATTTGGCGCTTTAAGTGGGAATTGGAGGATTGTGCGTTTAAGTACCTGGAGCCGGAATCCTACCGGCAAATGCAGCAGTATGTGACGGAAAAACGGGCGGACCGGGAAGACCAAATCGAGCGGGTGGTGGGTCAGTTAGGGGGGCGTTTGCGGGAGGTGGGGATTGGGTCACAGGAAATTACGGGGCGACCGAAACACCTGTACGGCATTTTCCAAAAAATGCAACGCCAACAAAAGGAATTTCACGAAATTATGGATGTGGCCGCCGTGCGGATTATCGTGAATACAATGGATGAATGTTATCGGGCGTTGGCGGTAGTCCACAACAGTTTTACGCCGGTGCCGGGGCGGTTTAAGGATTATGTGGGTTTACCAAAACCCAACCATTACCAATCACTCCATACTGTGGTAATCGGGCCGCAGGGTAAACCCTTGGAGGTGCAAATTCGCACCCTGGCGATGCACTATGTGGCGGAGTACGGGATTGCCGCCCACTGGAAATATAAGGAAGCGGGCAGTGGTGCCAAAACCAAGGGAGCGGATGAACGGTTTACCTGGTTGCGGCAGTTGCTGGAGTGGCAACACGACCTGAAAGATGCCCAGGAGTACGTTGACAACGTTAGGGATAATTTTTTCGACCAGGAAGTCTATGTGTTTACCCCCAAGGGGGATGTGCTGGACTTGACGGCGGGGGCAACGCCGGTGGATTTTGCCTACCGGATTCATACGGAGGTGGGCAACCACTGTTGGGGGGCGCGGGTGAATGGGCGGTTGGTGCCCCTGCATACGCCCCTACGCAATGGGGATATTGTGGACATTCTCACGCGGGAAACGGCCCGCCCCAGCTTGGATTGGTTGAATTTTACCGTTACCAATACCGCCCGCAATCGCATCCGCCAGTGGTACAAAAAACTCAACCGGGAAGACCACATTGCCCAGGGGAAAGCCCTCTTGGAAACGGAATTGGGGCGTAGTGGGCTGGATAATTTACTCAAATCCGAGGTCATGGCGACGGTCGCCCAACGGTGCAATTATCCCCAGGTGGATGACCTGGTGGCCGCCCTAGGCTATGGGGAAGTGAGCTTGAACCAGGTGATTGGCCGCTGGCAGGAGGTGGTCAAGCAGCAAACCGAAGTGGCCGCCCCCGATGAATTGCCCCCCCTCGGCAAATCCACCAGCACCGGGGAAATTGCCGGACTCCAGGGGTTGGCGCACCATCTGGCGCAATGTTGCCACCCCATCCCGGATGAAGCAATTATCGGCGTGGTCACCTTGGGCGGGCGGGGGATTTCCATCCATCGCCAAGGCTGTGTCAATCTCAAAGCCATCCCGGTGGAACGGCTGTTGCCCGTGGGTTGGGCGGGGGTAACCACCAGCCAGGAGTACCAAACCTATCCCGCCCTGATTCAGGTGACGGTGATTGACCGGGTGGGGGTGCTCAAAGACATTCTCAGCCGCTTGAGTGACCAGCGGATCAACGTCAGCGATGTCCACATGACCACCCGTGCCAACCAAACGGCGGTGATTACCCTAAGGGTGGATGTGCAGAACCTGGCTCAGTTGGAAACCGCCCTCAGCCATGTCCGCAAAATCAGCGATGTTCTGCACCTGCACCGCCTGGGGCACGAAAGCAAACCGGATTAG
- a CDS encoding late competence development ComFB family protein translates to MMKTVVNLNEQLIVSEVEAVLDSYPHYPYQQAFAIPDLRQELVAYVLNHLPNAGMYVAMEREWSGRRSCTARRLEIEKLLHQGIQDILRLRSEWIRQHIPSVMVAGQEPSHWFG, encoded by the coding sequence ATGATGAAGACAGTGGTGAACCTGAATGAGCAGTTGATCGTCAGCGAAGTGGAAGCGGTGTTGGACAGCTATCCCCATTATCCTTATCAACAAGCCTTTGCAATTCCCGATTTGCGGCAGGAGTTGGTGGCCTATGTGCTCAACCATTTACCCAATGCGGGAATGTATGTGGCGATGGAGCGGGAGTGGTCGGGGCGGCGGTCTTGCACGGCACGCCGTTTAGAGATTGAGAAACTGCTCCATCAGGGGATTCAGGATATTTTACGACTGCGGAGTGAGTGGATTCGCCAGCATATTCCCAGCGTCATGGTGGCCGGGCAGGAGCCATCCCACTGGTTTGGCTAA
- a CDS encoding alpha/beta fold hydrolase — MDYIWRGYPIRYQRAGAAGAPVVLVHGFGASSDHWRHNLAVLGQHHQAFALDLLGFGGSAKPLPGTDITYTFETWGALVADFIREVVGQPAAVAGNSIGGIVALQAAVFAPERVTQVALLNPSLRLLHRRKRQELPWYRRWGAPLFQNLLGWEPFGVWFFQRLAQPRVIRQVLQQAYARRKSVTDELVQLLYKPSQDPGAAQVFLAFVRYSDGPLLADLLPQVTCPVLLVWGEADPWEPLALGKNLAAQFPQVIEFITLPGVGHCPQDEAPELVNPLLLAWLNAQSSPLGKV, encoded by the coding sequence ATGGATTATATTTGGCGGGGGTATCCCATTCGTTATCAACGGGCGGGGGCGGCGGGGGCGCCGGTGGTGTTGGTGCATGGGTTTGGGGCTTCGAGTGACCATTGGCGGCACAATTTGGCTGTGCTGGGGCAACATCACCAGGCGTTTGCCTTGGATTTGTTGGGCTTTGGCGGGTCGGCAAAACCCCTACCCGGAACCGATATTACCTACACCTTTGAAACGTGGGGGGCGTTGGTGGCGGATTTTATCCGGGAGGTGGTGGGGCAACCGGCGGCGGTGGCGGGCAATTCCATCGGTGGGATTGTGGCGTTGCAGGCGGCGGTGTTTGCTCCTGAGCGGGTAACCCAGGTGGCATTGCTCAACCCTTCTTTGCGTTTATTGCATCGGCGCAAACGTCAGGAGTTACCCTGGTATCGCCGTTGGGGGGCGCCCCTATTTCAAAATCTTTTGGGCTGGGAACCGTTTGGGGTGTGGTTTTTCCAGCGGTTGGCGCAACCAAGAGTGATTCGCCAGGTTTTACAGCAAGCCTATGCTCGCCGGAAATCAGTTACCGATGAATTGGTGCAATTACTATACAAACCCTCCCAAGACCCAGGGGCGGCGCAGGTGTTTCTGGCGTTTGTGCGCTACAGTGATGGGCCATTACTCGCAGATTTACTGCCCCAGGTGACCTGCCCGGTGTTGCTGGTTTGGGGGGAAGCTGACCCCTGGGAGCCATTAGCTCTGGGCAAAAATCTGGCGGCGCAATTCCCGCAGGTTATAGAATTTATCACCCTGCCCGGAGTCGGCCATTGTCCCCAGGATGAGGCTCCGGAGTTGGTCAATCCCCTGCTGTTGGCTTGGCTGAACGCTCAATCTTCACCGCTTGGCAAGGTTTGA
- the trxB gene encoding thioredoxin-disulfide reductase encodes MGSPVVENVVIIGSGPAGYTAAIYAGRANLKPVVFTGFERGGPAGGQLMTTAEVENFPGFPAGLTGPELMERMQAQAVRWGAELIPEDVIRVDLRQRPFVLQAAERELRAQTVIIATGATAKRLHLPSEAKFWNLGISACAICDGASPLFRGVELAVIGGGDTACEEAVYLTKYGAQVHLLVRSDRLRASKTMQERVLRHAKITVHWHTEAVDVFGNGTLSGVRVRNKQTQQEQDLAVGGLFYAIGHTPNTDLFQGQIELDATGYVVTRPGSVATSVPGVFACGDVQDHEYRQAVTAAGTGCMAALLAERWLAEQDLAQEFTAPVSATVTPAAANPVPEKSAEFNPHLTMQTGSFALRKLYHSTEKPLLVMYKAPSCGPCRSLKPILEKMVQEFTDQMYFVLIDIDQDPEIAEAAGVTGTPTVHLFQRKERLQEWRGVKSKSEYREAIQRCLAVTSR; translated from the coding sequence ATGGGTAGCCCTGTTGTGGAAAATGTGGTGATCATTGGCTCCGGGCCGGCGGGTTATACGGCGGCGATTTATGCGGGGCGAGCCAACCTCAAGCCGGTGGTATTTACGGGGTTTGAGCGGGGTGGCCCAGCGGGGGGGCAGTTGATGACGACGGCGGAGGTGGAGAATTTTCCTGGCTTTCCCGCAGGATTGACGGGGCCGGAGTTGATGGAGCGGATGCAGGCGCAGGCGGTACGCTGGGGGGCGGAGTTGATCCCGGAGGATGTAATTCGCGTGGATTTGCGCCAGCGGCCTTTTGTTTTGCAAGCGGCGGAGCGGGAACTGCGGGCGCAGACGGTGATTATTGCCACGGGGGCGACGGCCAAACGGTTGCACCTGCCCTCGGAAGCGAAGTTTTGGAATTTGGGCATCTCCGCCTGTGCCATTTGTGATGGGGCTTCACCGCTGTTTCGGGGGGTGGAATTGGCGGTGATTGGGGGTGGGGACACGGCCTGCGAGGAGGCGGTTTATTTGACGAAGTATGGTGCCCAGGTGCATTTGCTGGTGCGTTCTGACCGGCTGCGGGCGAGTAAGACCATGCAGGAGCGGGTGTTGCGCCATGCCAAAATTACGGTGCATTGGCATACGGAGGCGGTGGATGTATTTGGCAATGGCACGTTGAGCGGGGTGCGGGTGCGAAATAAGCAAACCCAGCAGGAGCAGGATTTGGCGGTGGGGGGCTTGTTTTACGCCATTGGGCATACCCCCAACACGGATTTGTTCCAGGGGCAGATTGAACTGGATGCCACGGGCTATGTCGTTACCCGACCGGGTTCCGTTGCCACCAGCGTCCCAGGGGTATTTGCCTGCGGGGATGTGCAGGATCATGAATACCGGCAGGCAGTCACGGCGGCGGGGACGGGCTGTATGGCGGCGCTCTTGGCGGAACGGTGGTTGGCGGAGCAGGATTTGGCTCAGGAATTTACCGCCCCGGTGAGTGCCACCGTAACCCCAGCGGCGGCCAATCCTGTGCCTGAGAAAAGCGCAGAATTTAACCCGCATTTAACCATGCAAACCGGGAGTTTTGCCCTGCGTAAGCTCTACCACAGCACGGAAAAACCCCTGTTGGTGATGTACAAAGCCCCCAGTTGTGGCCCCTGCCGTTCCCTCAAGCCCATCCTGGAAAAAATGGTGCAGGAATTTACCGACCAGATGTACTTTGTCCTGATTGATATTGACCAAGACCCGGAGATTGCTGAAGCCGCCGGGGTAACGGGAACGCCGACGGTGCATTTGTTCCAGCGCAAGGAACGTCTCCAGGAATGGCGGGGGGTAAAGTCTAAAAGTGAGTACCGGGAGGCCATTCAGCGGTGTCTGGCCGTCACATCGAGGTAA